The Tenacibaculum jejuense genome includes a window with the following:
- a CDS encoding hybrid sensor histidine kinase/response regulator produces MFFCFLVQKIYAFQVPNNFIKINTEHGISNSIITALEKDNLGQLWIGTRNGLNKFDGENITVFKANDCKLNTLISNDITAIKKDKIGLLWIGTNIGLNSYNLKTNEFKRYIIKCTKDKLSHLIIKSIFQLKNGNLWIGTSRGLFIYDNDQDTFNPVSIKSSDGYDLSNHTITSFFEDKDDVWITTNKGLCKLNKLENKLEYYRETKELNIQDITFFETHKLLLATKKDGLKLFNKKLSRLISSDLETKIQSKDIRKLQYDSHHNLWIGTFEGLYVLNQRNELLKLYNQKGRKESLSKNSIKDIYTDKLGEVIVGTYYGGINILNNDSSFNKIYYKKANSFKRLSLCNSMTRDKEGNMFFVSKGIKVFSKEKTFKKELSEKLSVGFRDKQIKKINIVKSQLWITTLKNGIFYFNLETEKFEQNDILKHYNTNFKGVSVYDIVQFKNYLILGTFGSGLIVYNLKNFKFIKQFKNKFSERKVITHNQIRSLLLDSINNHLWIGTEKGITKFQFTADEKFEKPKISFYLNDNGDVLANKITSFFKTNKGKIIAGSYENGLFLYENNSFQSVYQNKDKFQLTSIYSILGQVKTSVFFTSNIGITSYDLITKEIRLHNESKTFKGNDFLMGACSVDNYGDFYFSTVNNVIRFNPDKLEKKDRKTEIILTNFQINQKDSNKNLLGLNTVYLNPNEHFFTIQFACPDFNNLHKNTYAYRLKGLNAEWIYTKQNEASFIPQKAGNYIFQVKLADIPNAQVKSIQVNIKVPWWKTYWAYSLYVLLIIVGIYLYGINYKNNLKLKFKLEKQKLKSQNQEILNKNKIDFFTNISHDLRTPLSLILLPLQQILKDYNGKIEIFKKLKVIEGNANQLLKLSNEVLFFRSLEESKSFKIKEENIISIVKNICNSFKDFAELKNIELSFTSSSDCVNLYCNKLSLERVFYNLISNAFKHSPKNGKVKIGIKEKKDVINIEVSNFQKSPLKESEIGNIFNNFYSKVDPNISYQDHDSGFGIGLYVAKKIVDLHKGIIKVRNKKSSEIVFKVQIKKGKSHFDKNVFIEESTKNSNSEICYQYDVLNEQKLNIKKIDNLKFDKNKRTVLIVEDNTEFRDFLVDNFKNKYNIKIAEDGKEGYKKIIEHHIDLVISDIKIPLMDGIDLCKKIKHNENTNHIPVILLTSLSSDVDRFNGLLVGADGYFTKPFNISEFNLLISNLIKTKVNAISKINNENDIQIESNSYVSKEDDLINKAHFIVEKHIEDYNFNVALFANELGLSRTMLFAKIKEYTNQTPKEFITCKRMKRAAKLLENKDFTISEVAYKVGYKDCKHFSKVFKQHHELSPSVYRDKFFTECLK; encoded by the coding sequence ATGTTTTTCTGTTTCTTAGTACAGAAAATATATGCTTTTCAAGTACCCAATAATTTTATAAAAATTAATACTGAGCATGGAATATCAAATAGTATTATTACTGCTTTAGAGAAAGATAATCTAGGTCAATTGTGGATTGGTACACGCAATGGATTAAATAAATTTGATGGAGAAAATATCACTGTTTTTAAAGCAAATGATTGCAAATTAAATACTTTGATAAGTAATGATATTACCGCTATAAAAAAAGATAAAATAGGTCTTTTATGGATAGGAACTAACATTGGTTTAAACAGTTATAATCTAAAAACTAATGAGTTTAAGAGATATATCATAAAATGTACAAAAGACAAATTGTCTCATTTAATTATAAAGTCAATTTTTCAATTAAAAAATGGAAATCTTTGGATTGGAACTTCTAGAGGGCTTTTTATATATGATAATGATCAGGATACATTTAATCCCGTTAGTATAAAAAGTAGCGACGGGTATGATTTATCAAACCATACAATTACTAGTTTTTTTGAAGACAAAGATGATGTGTGGATAACGACAAATAAAGGACTTTGTAAACTAAATAAACTTGAAAATAAATTAGAATACTATCGTGAAACAAAAGAATTAAATATTCAAGATATTACTTTTTTTGAAACTCATAAACTTTTATTAGCCACTAAAAAAGATGGATTAAAACTTTTTAATAAAAAACTATCTAGATTAATTTCTTCAGACTTAGAAACAAAAATACAATCAAAAGATATTAGAAAATTACAGTATGATAGTCATCATAATTTATGGATTGGAACCTTTGAAGGACTTTATGTTTTAAATCAAAGAAATGAGTTACTAAAACTATACAATCAAAAAGGAAGAAAGGAAAGTTTAAGTAAAAATAGTATCAAAGATATCTATACCGATAAACTTGGAGAAGTAATTGTAGGAACTTATTATGGAGGAATTAATATTTTAAATAATGATTCTTCTTTTAATAAAATATACTATAAGAAAGCGAATAGCTTTAAAAGGTTATCCTTGTGTAATTCTATGACAAGAGATAAAGAAGGTAATATGTTTTTTGTTTCAAAAGGAATTAAGGTGTTTAGTAAAGAAAAAACTTTTAAAAAAGAGTTGAGTGAAAAACTAAGCGTTGGATTTCGAGACAAACAAATCAAAAAAATAAATATTGTTAAATCTCAATTATGGATTACTACTTTAAAAAATGGAATTTTCTATTTCAATTTGGAAACAGAAAAATTTGAGCAAAATGATATTTTAAAGCATTACAATACGAATTTTAAAGGAGTTAGTGTATACGATATTGTACAGTTTAAAAACTATTTAATATTAGGAACCTTTGGTAGTGGGTTGATCGTTTATAACTTAAAAAACTTCAAGTTTATTAAACAGTTTAAAAATAAATTTTCAGAAAGGAAAGTTATAACACACAATCAAATTAGAAGTTTATTATTAGATTCTATAAATAATCACCTATGGATAGGAACTGAAAAAGGAATAACAAAGTTTCAATTTACTGCTGATGAAAAATTTGAAAAACCTAAAATATCTTTTTATTTAAATGATAATGGAGATGTATTAGCAAATAAAATCACATCATTTTTTAAAACGAACAAAGGGAAAATTATAGCAGGTTCATATGAAAATGGCTTGTTTTTGTATGAAAACAATTCATTTCAGTCAGTTTATCAAAATAAAGATAAATTTCAACTTACTTCAATTTACAGTATTCTCGGTCAAGTTAAAACAAGTGTTTTTTTTACAAGTAATATAGGAATAACTAGTTATGATTTAATAACAAAAGAGATAAGACTTCACAATGAATCTAAAACTTTTAAGGGGAATGATTTTTTAATGGGGGCTTGCAGTGTAGATAATTATGGAGATTTTTATTTTTCGACTGTTAATAATGTTATAAGGTTTAATCCAGATAAATTAGAGAAAAAAGATAGGAAAACAGAGATCATTCTCACAAATTTTCAAATCAATCAAAAAGATTCAAATAAGAATTTATTAGGTTTAAATACTGTGTATTTAAATCCAAATGAACATTTTTTTACCATTCAATTTGCTTGTCCAGATTTTAACAATCTTCATAAAAATACATACGCTTACAGATTAAAAGGGTTAAATGCCGAATGGATATATACGAAGCAAAATGAAGCTTCATTTATACCGCAAAAAGCAGGAAACTATATCTTTCAAGTAAAGTTAGCTGATATCCCAAATGCGCAAGTAAAAAGTATACAAGTAAACATAAAGGTACCTTGGTGGAAAACGTATTGGGCTTACAGTTTATATGTTTTATTAATAATAGTGGGGATTTATTTGTATGGTATTAATTATAAGAATAATCTAAAACTTAAATTCAAGTTAGAGAAGCAAAAATTAAAAAGCCAGAATCAAGAAATTTTAAATAAAAACAAAATAGATTTCTTTACTAATATTTCACATGATTTAAGAACTCCGTTAAGCTTAATTTTATTACCGTTACAACAAATTCTTAAGGATTATAATGGGAAAATAGAAATCTTTAAGAAGCTTAAAGTTATTGAAGGAAATGCAAATCAGTTATTAAAATTATCTAATGAAGTATTGTTTTTTAGATCTTTAGAAGAAAGCAAGAGTTTTAAAATTAAAGAAGAAAATATAATATCAATAGTGAAAAATATTTGCAATTCATTTAAAGATTTTGCAGAGCTTAAAAATATTGAATTGTCGTTTACTTCCTCCTCAGATTGTGTCAATCTATATTGTAATAAGCTAAGTTTAGAAAGAGTATTTTATAATTTAATTTCAAATGCATTCAAGCACTCACCTAAAAATGGTAAAGTAAAAATAGGAATTAAAGAAAAGAAAGATGTAATCAATATAGAAGTGTCTAATTTTCAAAAATCACCTTTAAAAGAAAGTGAGATTGGTAATATTTTTAATAATTTTTATTCAAAAGTAGATCCAAATATTTCTTATCAAGACCATGATTCTGGTTTTGGAATAGGACTTTATGTAGCTAAAAAAATTGTCGATTTACATAAAGGGATTATTAAAGTACGTAACAAAAAATCTTCAGAAATTGTATTTAAAGTACAAATCAAAAAAGGGAAGAGTCATTTTGATAAAAATGTGTTTATTGAGGAAAGTACAAAGAATTCAAATTCGGAAATATGTTATCAATATGACGTATTAAACGAACAAAAATTAAACATAAAAAAAATTGATAATTTAAAATTTGATAAAAATAAAAGAACAGTTTTAATTGTTGAAGATAATACTGAATTCAGAGATTTTCTAGTCGATAATTTCAAAAATAAATATAATATTAAGATTGCTGAAGATGGGAAAGAAGGCTACAAAAAAATTATTGAACATCATATAGATTTAGTAATTTCAGACATAAAAATTCCATTAATGGACGGAATAGATTTATGTAAAAAAATAAAACATAATGAAAATACAAATCACATTCCTGTGATTCTTCTTACTTCATTATCTTCTGACGTGGATAGGTTTAATGGTTTATTAGTAGGAGCAGATGGTTATTTTACCAAACCCTTCAATATAAGTGAGTTTAATTTATTAATAAGTAACTTAATAAAAACAAAAGTTAATGCTATTAGTAAAATAAATAATGAGAACGATATTCAAATAGAAAGTAATAGTTATGTTTCTAAAGAAGATGATTTAATAAATAAAGCACATTTCATAGTAGAAAAACATATTGAAGATTATAACTTTAATGTGGCTTTATTTGCAAATGAATTAGGGTTAAGTAGAACAATGTTATTTGCTAAAATAAAAGAATATACAAATCAAACACCCAAAGAGTTTATAACATGTAAACGAATGAAAAGAGCTGCTAAATTGCTAGAAAATAAAGATTTTACAATCTCAGAAGTGGCTTACAAAGTTGGATATAAGGATTGCAAGCATTTCTCTAAAGTGTTTAAACAACATCATGAATTATCACCTAGTGTTTACCGTGACAAGTTTTTTACAGAGTGCTTAAAATAA
- a CDS encoding amidohydrolase family protein — translation MQAKRKLRINGHSHLLPYPEEIPQYMKDKGIFWVDKDRKYMLQKDWSRPVTDSSFFLEEKLAWMEHFKIDHAVVLNLSQLYGNGLRLEEMKQALRFQNDFNARIQQDHPSKFTCGFVVHPGFVRGACWEIERCVEQLGMNLLCLPTHYMDTIGTWRCIFDEENEPIFELADKYNLAVEIHPYDGEKFIKLENTSWRFHLIWMLAQCADAYHFLTLNGYYEKYPNMRVCFAHGGQLAQMNLGRRIQGFDGRPDLFDGKEHPRKAVGHKNIFFDTLVHDTGSLELLIKNQGVDQVLIGLDDPYPLGEMQSDKQSSYPGKILDLAIDREIISEKDRDQMWQCNVLQWLFGDNETKKQELVDKILM, via the coding sequence ATGCAAGCTAAACGAAAACTACGTATAAACGGTCATTCACACTTACTTCCGTATCCAGAAGAAATTCCACAGTACATGAAGGATAAAGGTATTTTTTGGGTTGATAAAGATCGTAAGTATATGTTACAGAAAGATTGGAGTCGTCCTGTAACAGATTCAAGTTTTTTCTTAGAAGAAAAATTAGCTTGGATGGAGCATTTTAAAATTGATCATGCAGTAGTTTTAAACTTATCTCAATTATATGGAAACGGATTACGTTTAGAAGAAATGAAGCAAGCGTTACGTTTTCAAAATGATTTTAATGCTAGAATTCAGCAAGATCATCCAAGTAAATTTACCTGTGGTTTTGTAGTCCATCCTGGTTTTGTTCGTGGAGCTTGTTGGGAGATAGAACGATGTGTTGAACAGTTAGGAATGAATCTGTTATGTTTACCAACACATTACATGGATACTATTGGAACATGGCGTTGTATTTTTGATGAAGAGAATGAACCTATTTTTGAATTAGCTGATAAATATAATTTGGCAGTCGAAATTCATCCTTATGACGGAGAAAAGTTCATCAAATTAGAAAATACAAGTTGGCGTTTTCATTTAATTTGGATGTTAGCCCAGTGTGCAGATGCTTATCACTTTTTAACATTGAATGGGTATTACGAAAAATACCCAAACATGCGTGTATGTTTTGCACATGGAGGTCAGTTAGCACAAATGAATTTAGGAAGAAGAATTCAAGGTTTTGATGGACGTCCTGATTTATTTGATGGTAAAGAACATCCAAGAAAAGCAGTAGGACATAAGAATATTTTCTTTGATACATTAGTTCATGATACGGGTTCTTTAGAATTATTGATAAAAAACCAAGGAGTAGATCAGGTATTAATAGGTTTAGACGATCCCTATCCATTAGGAGAAATGCAGAGCGATAAACAATCATCTTATCCAGGGAAAATTTTAGATTTAGCAATTGACAGAGAAATTATATCAGAAAAAGATAGAGATCAAATGTGGCAGTGTAATGTGTTGCAATGGTTGTTTGGAGATAATGAAACTAAAAAACAAGAACTGGTAGATAAGATTTTAATGTAA